In Pontibacillus yanchengensis, one DNA window encodes the following:
- a CDS encoding cation diffusion facilitator family transporter, with translation MESQSWKELIKKGNTSSATAALGNLVITIAKAFGAYFSGSGAMLATTFHSLADSVNQGFVFFGSVLAEKKPTKRFPTGFGRVINIFVMVAVIIVTVLGYESIKEGWHLIQHPKESGAFWLNIGILLFNVIIDGAILIKVMKEINAEAHVEVSGLSFIPNSIKHLSEASPPTRLVFFEDVVAVTGALLAIIGIVIVTFTNFAILDGVVTLLIGVLMLIIAFRIGYENMIGLIGVAAPVDVERDVAKQILEHPKVVDIKRMRIVKEGRTYHVEGLLELEEDLSLEEADDIKFKVWNQLLQKKDISDVTLGIIETDNEEDWDPKEGERHASWSPPDSDDQ, from the coding sequence ATGGAATCACAATCGTGGAAGGAACTCATTAAAAAGGGAAATACATCTTCTGCTACTGCGGCTCTAGGAAACCTTGTGATTACAATAGCAAAGGCATTCGGCGCCTATTTTAGTGGCAGTGGGGCAATGCTTGCTACAACATTTCATTCGCTGGCAGATTCGGTGAATCAAGGTTTTGTATTTTTTGGTAGTGTATTAGCGGAAAAAAAACCGACGAAGCGTTTTCCGACTGGATTTGGTCGAGTGATTAATATTTTCGTTATGGTGGCTGTTATCATCGTAACGGTATTAGGTTATGAGTCCATTAAAGAGGGATGGCACCTCATTCAACATCCGAAAGAGTCTGGAGCGTTCTGGCTTAATATAGGCATTCTTCTTTTCAACGTTATTATAGATGGGGCCATTCTTATTAAAGTGATGAAAGAGATTAACGCAGAAGCTCATGTAGAGGTTTCTGGGCTAAGTTTTATTCCTAATTCCATCAAACACCTTTCGGAAGCTTCTCCTCCAACAAGACTTGTATTTTTTGAAGATGTAGTAGCTGTTACGGGAGCGTTACTTGCCATAATTGGTATAGTAATCGTGACATTCACGAATTTTGCAATCTTAGACGGAGTTGTGACGTTATTAATTGGAGTTTTAATGCTAATTATTGCTTTTCGTATTGGTTATGAGAATATGATTGGTTTAATTGGTGTAGCTGCACCTGTTGATGTAGAGAGAGATGTAGCTAAACAGATTCTAGAACATCCCAAAGTAGTCGATATTAAACGTATGAGAATTGTGAAAGAAGGAAGAACATATCATGTGGAAGGATTACTAGAACTGGAAGAGGATCTTTCGCTAGAGGAAGCAGATGATATTAAATTTAAAGTTTGGAATCAATTATTGCAAAAAAAAGATATATCGGATGTGACGTTAGGGATTATTGAAACGGATAACGAAGAAGATTGGGACCCTAAAGAAGGAGAAAGACATGCTTCTTGGTCTCCACCAGATTCAGATGATCAATAA
- a CDS encoding biotin transporter BioY — protein MKKAKWSALDLTMGGLFVAMMAVGANITSIAPFMVIGGVPITLQTFFAILAGVLLGSRLGAFSMLTYMLLGLAGAPIFAQFKGGAATLLTPTFGFIVSFILIAYIAGKLVEMKRSFPMYITAALVAMVINYVFGTNWMYAAYVLWFDAPEGFTYQMAWAWMLVPIPKDIVLSIMAGVLGQRIEIGVLSKSKFRKQNQAA, from the coding sequence ATGAAAAAAGCAAAATGGTCGGCCCTTGATCTAACAATGGGGGGGTTATTTGTTGCCATGATGGCAGTCGGTGCTAATATTACTTCCATAGCCCCTTTTATGGTTATTGGGGGTGTACCGATAACACTTCAAACCTTCTTCGCTATTTTAGCGGGTGTCCTGCTAGGTAGTCGTTTAGGAGCCTTTTCCATGCTTACATATATGTTGCTAGGCCTAGCAGGCGCACCTATTTTCGCCCAATTTAAGGGCGGAGCAGCCACTTTACTAACACCAACATTTGGATTTATCGTTTCCTTTATTCTCATTGCATACATAGCGGGTAAATTAGTTGAGATGAAACGAAGCTTCCCGATGTATATCACGGCTGCCTTAGTAGCTATGGTGATTAATTATGTGTTCGGTACAAATTGGATGTATGCTGCTTATGTTCTTTGGTTTGATGCTCCAGAAGGATTCACCTATCAAATGGCATGGGCTTGGATGTTAGTTCCAATACCAAAAGACATTGTTCTTTCTATAATGGCTGGTGTATTAGGCCAACGCATTGAAATAGGTGTTTTATCTAAAAGTAAATTTCGCAAGCAAAACCAAGCCGCATAA
- a CDS encoding DUF368 domain-containing protein: MEWRNLYRGLLMGTSDLVPGISGGTIAVVLGIYSRLIKAVDGVFSREWKKHVGFFVPLIVGIGVAILTLSKLIHWLLDVHQQPTLYFFLGLIIGVIPFLFKQAEYKQHFRKKHYGFMIMSAILISLLMFVNKGTPEPWGASLTTGQFVLLFFSGWLASMAMILPGISGSFMLLLAGVYPTVIQALSEFQLVRIVIIGLGVLVGLMISSKIINHLFTHYPSYTYAIVIGLVIGSVGVLFPGVPVSVLLSLITFIGGLIIAYLLGKIEY, encoded by the coding sequence ATGGAGTGGAGAAATTTATACCGGGGTCTGTTGATGGGAACGAGTGACTTAGTTCCTGGTATCAGTGGAGGCACGATAGCAGTTGTGCTTGGAATTTATAGTCGATTAATTAAAGCAGTTGATGGAGTATTTAGTAGGGAATGGAAAAAACACGTTGGCTTCTTTGTTCCCTTGATTGTGGGAATAGGGGTTGCAATACTGACGCTTAGTAAACTTATTCATTGGTTGCTAGATGTACATCAACAACCAACCCTATACTTTTTTCTAGGGTTGATTATAGGTGTGATCCCGTTTCTGTTTAAACAAGCAGAATATAAACAACATTTTCGGAAGAAGCACTATGGTTTTATGATCATGAGTGCCATCTTAATTAGTTTACTGATGTTTGTGAATAAAGGAACACCAGAACCGTGGGGAGCGTCCCTCACTACGGGTCAGTTTGTACTATTATTTTTCTCTGGGTGGCTGGCCAGTATGGCTATGATTCTCCCAGGTATAAGTGGATCATTTATGTTGTTACTTGCCGGGGTTTATCCCACAGTTATTCAAGCATTATCCGAATTTCAATTGGTACGGATTGTTATCATAGGATTAGGTGTTCTAGTTGGACTGATGATTAGTAGTAAAATCATTAATCATTTATTCACTCACTATCCTTCCTACACCTATGCAATCGTCATAGGCCTTGTGATAGGATCTGTTGGAGTATTATTTCCTGGTGTACCAGTTTCGGTATTATTAAGTCTCATTACCTTTATAGGTGGTTTGATTATTGCGTATTTATTAGGGAAAATTGAATATTGA
- a CDS encoding NAD-dependent epimerase/dehydratase family protein has protein sequence MKILILGGTQFVGRHITEAALKKGHEVTLFNRGQTNQELFPNVEKLTGDRSSNLESLKGKEWDVVIDTSGYLPGVVAETASLLKDTVQQYIFISSVSAYDHFQEIYVDETHPVGKLEDESVQEINGETYGPLKALCEQTIENIMPNRTLNIRPGLVVGPHDPTDRFTYWVMRFARGGEVLVPGEENRPVQWIDVRDLAKWTIDMAEKRETGTFNAVGYEEEVTMKDFVNKLIQVSPEAEDKWVSDECLLENNVQRWTELPLWIPKSDEHPHGFFLVSNKKAREKGLTFRSITQTIEDTRKWFISRDNTDMKDGIGLEPSKEASLSQKCGK, from the coding sequence ATGAAAATACTTATTTTAGGGGGAACACAGTTTGTGGGACGTCATATTACAGAAGCAGCTCTGAAAAAAGGTCATGAAGTCACTTTATTTAATAGAGGCCAAACGAATCAAGAGTTATTTCCAAATGTCGAAAAACTTACAGGTGATCGTTCCTCCAACCTTGAGAGCTTAAAAGGAAAAGAATGGGACGTAGTAATTGATACATCAGGTTATTTGCCGGGTGTGGTCGCTGAAACAGCGTCCCTTTTGAAAGACACAGTGCAACAGTATATCTTTATTTCATCTGTTTCTGCATATGACCATTTCCAGGAAATCTATGTAGATGAAACGCATCCTGTAGGAAAACTGGAGGATGAGAGTGTTCAAGAGATAAATGGAGAGACATATGGACCATTAAAGGCTTTATGCGAGCAAACAATAGAGAATATCATGCCGAATCGTACATTGAACATTCGACCTGGTCTGGTTGTCGGTCCACATGATCCTACTGACCGATTTACGTATTGGGTAATGCGTTTCGCTCGTGGAGGAGAAGTACTAGTTCCAGGTGAAGAAAATCGTCCTGTGCAATGGATTGATGTCCGTGATCTTGCAAAATGGACTATCGACATGGCTGAGAAAAGAGAAACAGGTACCTTTAATGCAGTCGGGTATGAGGAAGAAGTTACGATGAAGGACTTTGTAAACAAACTGATTCAGGTAAGCCCAGAGGCAGAAGATAAGTGGGTTAGTGATGAGTGCTTACTAGAAAATAATGTACAACGATGGACAGAGCTACCATTATGGATTCCTAAATCAGATGAACATCCACATGGATTTTTCCTCGTTTCTAATAAAAAAGCGAGAGAGAAAGGTCTTACTTTCCGTTCCATTACTCAAACTATTGAAGACACAAGAAAATGGTTTATATCAAGAGACAATACAGATATGAAAGATGGTATTGGGCTAGAACCATCTAAAGAAGCTTCTTTGAGTCAAAAATGTGGGAAATAG
- a CDS encoding RNA polymerase sigma factor codes for MNERMVVEEWFDAYCEELKCYFVYSIQSQEVEHLVQDTFQHALHHFSSFQQHQYPKTWLFSIAHNVISQQSSEQSSNPIWKRLLSGRGKQKVPLDEETNMNDLNNDIYLAFCKLPENKREVLFLVLLMEFPFTEVAEVLQSSEKKVKNRYDIAWRALEESLPYSMHEIKEVFSKLSKTVSIPFERKEMMKQELRLEVGKHDRKPLHIKKSSNKKGMVAGVSAALILMTAVYVITDRGQSQTQSNPAENVGEENEEQQEKQSVYEFHGEIKSQPNLEYMQYAPGGELLLFVQGTEDGQYEIALQHRSEEEPTILKQIEYFNHEFRWSPNGRYIVMYRDGGEQTTSLTFIDVEKRGVMEQSFEAKLHNVNWEDEGNGLFFQEYIQSNDKEYEQITHYSLSNREEKVIASGVQDDKPYDYSIQRTSPTGIKINKLLANEGIAKDLFFEKQDDEWMKVDATSYAPYSQSFIERYLYLRDDTNVKHMSWSGNNKKVIYVEENKDTRLRSIKIWEVGEESPRLIIPEQEDIQNVRSFTWSSDNKYVLTSYTLFNWNVFNMDDLSYTSMKEATQEPVWGPDHQIAVIQSLNNQKDANDHNEGVSIYTLDNNNQLEGETIHSYNSNAGTATIYGWDDPSRLNVRFENREFDENAYLSFENKQNGWQRVAKDTINAHAFQSSVWGLDSIQRDDPYSMWEEINKTSPLPLGNGEEATVHIFANGNTTKANAPAFAYIRYDNKWFRVGRVGYKDDSIQIDTEQYTSDENREIVINGSNEVDGGFVQQTYIIGFNPTQEQGSYFKIIASIPNFQEIDVDADGDEEMVSTEGGHQLKPFTTVFYIPHFETFDRINVGDAIGSDYARLEKNGDQYVIKTGSEDDSTSTYQYRNGNLKLID; via the coding sequence TTGAATGAGAGAATGGTTGTTGAAGAGTGGTTCGATGCATATTGTGAAGAGTTAAAATGTTATTTCGTGTATTCCATACAATCCCAAGAGGTAGAGCATCTTGTTCAAGACACCTTCCAACATGCGCTACATCATTTTTCCTCATTTCAACAACATCAGTATCCGAAGACTTGGCTGTTTTCCATCGCACATAACGTGATAAGTCAACAGTCATCAGAACAATCTTCTAATCCAATATGGAAGCGGTTACTAAGTGGGCGTGGAAAACAAAAGGTACCTTTGGATGAAGAAACGAATATGAACGATTTAAATAACGATATCTATCTAGCATTTTGTAAATTACCTGAAAATAAAAGAGAAGTTCTTTTTTTGGTTCTGTTGATGGAGTTTCCTTTTACTGAAGTAGCTGAGGTGCTTCAATCTAGTGAGAAAAAAGTGAAGAACAGATATGATATAGCTTGGAGAGCATTAGAAGAGAGCCTTCCTTACTCAATGCATGAAATAAAAGAAGTATTTAGTAAACTATCAAAAACAGTGTCCATACCTTTTGAAAGAAAAGAAATGATGAAACAAGAGCTTCGACTGGAAGTAGGGAAACATGATCGAAAACCACTACACATAAAAAAATCCTCAAATAAGAAGGGGATGGTAGCCGGAGTTAGTGCTGCGCTTATATTAATGACAGCTGTCTATGTTATAACAGATCGAGGTCAAAGCCAAACACAAAGTAATCCTGCAGAAAATGTAGGAGAGGAGAATGAAGAACAACAGGAGAAACAATCTGTCTATGAATTCCATGGGGAGATAAAAAGTCAACCTAACCTTGAATATATGCAGTACGCACCTGGTGGTGAGTTGCTTCTCTTTGTACAAGGTACAGAAGATGGACAATACGAAATTGCGCTTCAACATAGATCGGAGGAGGAGCCAACCATCCTAAAACAAATAGAATACTTTAATCATGAGTTCCGATGGTCTCCGAATGGAAGGTATATCGTAATGTACAGGGATGGCGGTGAACAAACAACTTCTTTAACCTTTATCGATGTAGAAAAAAGGGGAGTAATGGAACAGTCGTTTGAAGCTAAGCTGCATAATGTTAATTGGGAGGACGAGGGGAATGGATTGTTCTTCCAAGAGTATATTCAATCAAACGACAAAGAGTATGAACAAATTACACATTATAGTTTGAGTAATCGTGAAGAGAAAGTGATAGCATCAGGTGTACAAGACGATAAGCCTTATGATTACTCCATACAACGTACTTCTCCTACAGGTATAAAGATCAATAAGCTATTAGCTAATGAAGGGATAGCAAAAGATTTATTTTTTGAAAAACAAGACGATGAGTGGATGAAGGTGGATGCAACGTCATACGCACCTTACTCTCAATCTTTCATTGAACGTTATTTATATTTACGTGATGATACGAATGTTAAACATATGTCATGGAGCGGAAATAACAAAAAGGTTATTTATGTAGAAGAAAATAAGGATACTCGACTAAGAAGTATAAAAATATGGGAAGTGGGAGAAGAATCTCCTCGTCTAATCATTCCAGAACAAGAAGACATACAAAATGTTCGTTCTTTTACTTGGTCCTCTGACAACAAGTATGTACTGACAAGCTATACGCTATTTAATTGGAATGTTTTTAACATGGATGATTTGTCATATACATCGATGAAAGAAGCCACACAAGAACCAGTTTGGGGTCCTGACCATCAAATTGCTGTTATCCAATCCTTGAACAATCAAAAAGACGCTAACGATCACAATGAGGGAGTATCGATTTATACGCTAGACAACAACAATCAGCTCGAAGGAGAGACGATTCATTCCTATAACAGTAATGCTGGTACAGCAACCATTTATGGATGGGATGATCCTAGCAGACTAAATGTGAGATTTGAAAACAGAGAATTTGATGAAAATGCTTACTTATCATTCGAAAATAAACAAAATGGCTGGCAACGAGTTGCTAAAGATACCATTAATGCTCATGCGTTTCAAAGTTCCGTTTGGGGTCTGGATTCGATTCAACGGGATGATCCATACTCAATGTGGGAAGAAATCAATAAGACATCTCCACTACCTTTAGGGAATGGAGAAGAAGCTACCGTTCACATATTTGCTAATGGCAATACAACTAAAGCCAATGCTCCTGCCTTCGCTTACATTCGGTATGATAATAAATGGTTTCGAGTAGGGAGAGTAGGGTATAAGGACGATTCCATTCAGATTGATACAGAACAATATACTTCAGATGAAAACCGAGAAATTGTAATCAATGGATCCAATGAGGTAGATGGTGGTTTCGTGCAACAAACTTATATCATTGGCTTTAACCCAACTCAAGAGCAAGGAAGTTATTTCAAGATAATAGCCTCGATTCCAAATTTCCAAGAAATCGATGTGGATGCGGATGGGGATGAAGAAATGGTATCTACAGAAGGCGGGCACCAGTTAAAGCCGTTTACAACTGTCTTTTATATTCCTCATTTTGAGACGTTCGACCGCATTAATGTTGGAGATGCAATAGGTAGCGACTATGCACGGTTAGAAAAAAACGGAGATCAGTATGTTATTAAGACTGGTAGCGAGGATGACTCGACTAGTACGTATCAATATCGAAACGGAAATCTAAAATTAATAGATTAA
- a CDS encoding DoxX family protein, translated as MKKLGLFLFVFFFFLAGIFHFIFVDNFTTIIPNSLPFKAEIVYITGVIEIILAVGLLLPTTRKVSGKWTAIFLVAVFPANIYSAIEGIPSSINPIFLWVRLAFQPLLIWWVIAVSKNE; from the coding sequence TTGAAAAAGCTAGGCCTTTTCTTATTTGTTTTCTTTTTCTTTCTTGCTGGGATTTTTCATTTTATCTTTGTTGACAATTTCACAACGATTATCCCAAATAGCTTACCATTTAAAGCCGAAATTGTGTACATTACAGGTGTAATAGAAATTATTCTTGCAGTTGGCTTACTTTTACCTACCACAAGAAAAGTGTCAGGGAAGTGGACAGCAATTTTTTTAGTAGCAGTTTTTCCTGCTAATATCTATTCTGCGATAGAAGGAATTCCATCCTCCATTAATCCTATCTTCTTATGGGTTCGGTTAGCTTTTCAGCCGCTTCTTATTTGGTGGGTAATAGCTGTCTCAAAAAATGAATAA
- a CDS encoding ZIP family metal transporter produces MIEAFNSLNPVMQAFLATLFTWGMTAAGAALVFFVKDANQKFLDSMLAFAGGVMIAASYWSLLSPAIEMAENGPVPAWVPAVVGFLLGGALLLMVDKMLPMLDTDKYLHDIKDNRAKNRTALLVFSMTLHNIPEGLAIGVTFGALASSVTESTLAGAVALAIGIGIQNFPEGTAVSMPLHRDGMRKGKSFMYGQFSGMVEPISAVVGALAVILIQPILPYALSFAAGAMIFVVAKEIIPGSLEKGNTDIASISLMIGFAVMMTLDVALG; encoded by the coding sequence ATGATCGAAGCATTTAACTCATTAAACCCAGTCATGCAAGCCTTTTTAGCGACTTTATTTACGTGGGGAATGACGGCAGCCGGAGCTGCACTTGTATTCTTTGTAAAAGACGCTAATCAAAAGTTTCTAGATAGCATGCTTGCTTTCGCAGGTGGCGTTATGATTGCAGCAAGCTATTGGTCGTTACTTTCGCCAGCTATTGAGATGGCGGAAAATGGCCCTGTTCCAGCATGGGTTCCAGCCGTTGTAGGGTTTCTATTAGGTGGAGCTTTATTGCTTATGGTGGATAAGATGCTACCAATGCTAGATACTGATAAATATCTTCATGATATTAAAGATAATCGAGCAAAAAATCGTACGGCGTTATTAGTCTTTTCCATGACTCTTCACAACATTCCTGAGGGGCTTGCTATCGGTGTTACGTTCGGAGCTTTGGCTTCCAGTGTTACCGAATCTACTTTAGCTGGTGCCGTAGCATTGGCTATCGGAATCGGGATTCAGAACTTTCCGGAAGGTACAGCTGTCTCTATGCCACTCCACCGTGACGGTATGAGAAAAGGAAAAAGCTTTATGTATGGACAGTTCTCAGGTATGGTTGAACCTATTTCGGCCGTTGTAGGGGCATTAGCAGTTATTTTAATTCAGCCTATTTTGCCTTATGCGTTAAGCTTCGCAGCAGGTGCGATGATTTTTGTAGTAGCAAAAGAAATCATACCTGGTTCACTAGAAAAAGGAAATACAGACATTGCTTCCATTAGCTTAATGATAGGGTTTGCCGTAATGATGACCTTAGACGTAGCACTTGGATAA
- a CDS encoding GNAT family N-acetyltransferase codes for MEWKLKSYSELTKEQLYTILAERIQVFVVEQNCPYSEIDGYDQQAHHLWLEDEGTIVAYCRLFQGGIKYEEASIGRIFVHKDYRGNGYAREMLDRALSLLTETWGERYIKIQAQHYLLEFYQSLGFKEITEVYMEDGIPHLDMLVKT; via the coding sequence ATGGAGTGGAAGTTAAAATCATACAGTGAGTTAACAAAAGAGCAACTATACACTATTTTAGCTGAGAGAATACAGGTCTTTGTTGTCGAGCAAAATTGTCCTTATTCGGAGATAGATGGGTATGATCAACAGGCACATCATTTATGGCTTGAAGATGAAGGGACGATTGTAGCATATTGCCGGCTATTTCAAGGGGGCATTAAATATGAAGAAGCTTCCATAGGACGGATTTTTGTTCACAAGGATTATAGAGGGAATGGATATGCAAGAGAGATGTTAGATCGTGCCCTATCTCTTTTAACAGAGACTTGGGGCGAGAGATATATTAAGATTCAAGCACAACACTATCTACTTGAGTTTTATCAGTCTTTAGGATTTAAAGAAATTACAGAAGTGTATATGGAAGATGGGATTCCGCATTTAGATATGCTAGTAAAGACATAA
- a CDS encoding OsmC family protein produces the protein MAEQTFHVKSNSKGLKTDIETADQHKLVIDEPEKIGGTNEAADPLSTLLSSLAGCETVVANFVAKEIGFDLQSIDFDIKGSLDPRGLMGTEGVRPYFQTVTINAKVHTSESQERINELQRITDERCPVYTTLQAADVQLTANWEKA, from the coding sequence ATGGCAGAACAAACTTTTCATGTTAAAAGTAACTCAAAAGGACTAAAAACTGATATTGAAACAGCAGATCAACACAAACTTGTTATAGATGAACCAGAAAAAATAGGCGGAACCAATGAAGCTGCTGATCCACTATCTACTCTTCTAAGTTCCCTAGCAGGTTGTGAGACTGTAGTAGCAAACTTCGTAGCTAAAGAAATTGGTTTTGACTTACAAAGCATCGACTTCGACATTAAGGGTTCTCTAGATCCTCGTGGGTTAATGGGTACGGAAGGTGTACGCCCATACTTCCAAACCGTTACTATTAATGCTAAGGTTCACACAAGTGAATCCCAGGAACGTATTAACGAACTACAGCGTATCACAGATGAACGTTGCCCAGTATATACAACGCTACAAGCAGCTGATGTTCAATTAACAGCTAACTGGGAAAAAGCATAA
- a CDS encoding beta-class carbonic anhydrase: MSVIDSMLEYNKKFVENKEYEKYITTKFPDKKIVILTCMDTRLLELLPRAMNLGNGDAKIIKNAGAIISHPFGSIMRSIIVALYELQADEVAVIGHYGCGMTGLKSEPIIDKALESGMDRSSLEALEYAGVDVEQWLKGFDDVEESVQNSVDLIRKHPFLPKNTPVHGLVISPETGELTVVDKQ; the protein is encoded by the coding sequence ATGTCTGTAATTGATTCAATGTTGGAGTACAACAAGAAGTTTGTGGAGAACAAAGAGTATGAAAAATACATAACGACTAAGTTTCCGGACAAGAAAATTGTCATCCTAACATGTATGGACACACGTCTATTGGAATTGTTGCCACGTGCCATGAATTTAGGAAATGGCGACGCCAAAATCATTAAAAATGCAGGTGCTATTATTTCTCATCCGTTTGGTAGTATTATGAGAAGTATCATTGTAGCCCTTTACGAATTGCAAGCAGATGAAGTGGCGGTTATTGGGCATTACGGTTGTGGAATGACGGGGTTGAAATCAGAACCAATTATTGACAAAGCACTTGAGAGTGGGATGGATCGTTCAAGCCTTGAAGCTTTGGAGTATGCAGGTGTCGATGTGGAACAGTGGTTGAAGGGTTTTGATGATGTAGAGGAAAGTGTGCAAAATAGTGTCGACCTTATACGTAAGCACCCGTTTCTTCCAAAAAATACGCCGGTTCATGGCCTTGTAATCTCTCCGGAAACAGGGGAACTGACGGTAGTCGATAAGCAATAA
- a CDS encoding YjcZ family sporulation protein, whose protein sequence is MYGYGGYGCCQTGGAGYGSFVLIVVLFILLIIVGATAFKY, encoded by the coding sequence ATGTATGGATATGGAGGATATGGTTGTTGCCAAACTGGAGGAGCTGGCTATGGTAGCTTTGTATTAATCGTTGTGCTATTCATCCTACTAATCATTGTAGGAGCAACAGCTTTCAAATACTAA
- a CDS encoding YkvA family protein, giving the protein MLRFWRRIRFLFNLKKSIPFLMEFFRSYEVDRNKKFFSALLIVGYVLFPFDLIPDFLGLIGFLDDVTVLTFVLQQIVKMAPQSLRDKYDVQVNK; this is encoded by the coding sequence ATGCTGAGATTTTGGAGACGGATACGGTTTTTATTTAATCTTAAAAAATCCATTCCTTTTTTAATGGAATTCTTTCGTTCCTATGAGGTGGATCGGAATAAGAAATTTTTTTCTGCGTTGCTGATCGTTGGATATGTGTTATTTCCATTCGATTTAATTCCTGACTTTCTTGGATTGATAGGCTTCCTGGATGACGTTACTGTGCTCACATTTGTTTTGCAACAAATTGTGAAGATGGCACCTCAATCCTTACGAGATAAATATGATGTACAAGTTAATAAATAG
- a CDS encoding DUF2254 domain-containing protein: MRNTRLWLSVRDSFWFVPLIYGILSIVGIALTKMLDLWFMPFIEQHVPTLFLGKRSMALYLYSSLITAMLTMTTISFSSIMVVLTTYSSQFSPRALEDFMTDRITQNVLGVYVFGFMFSLGNLLLLPSSKTKLMISPFITVLVTACTLAFFVWFIHHSARWVQVNNLIGKIQNETIHVINRKFSEKAYGIYEEWNQEEIKRLNQKEKHYMKAKVSGYVQHIDFRPFINWAQKNNVFINVNVQVGDYVESGSPIFYYQFKDGEENLNEDISLDYVIIGKERTNVQDIEFSIQKLVEIALRAISPGINDPHTAINCINRIGSLLAELGHKHKPFRYYTDKQDELRLIVEPKSYHQYLYKSFYQIRLYGKNDVSVMNGILESLYKIALVNEEHIRKDIWSFTIYILDAIKDEDYHQYDLDLIRKTASNIAELCNEEEAI, encoded by the coding sequence ATGCGAAATACAAGATTGTGGTTAAGTGTCCGCGATAGCTTTTGGTTTGTACCTTTAATCTATGGTATTTTATCAATAGTTGGAATAGCCTTGACCAAAATGTTAGATTTGTGGTTTATGCCATTTATTGAGCAACATGTTCCAACCCTCTTTTTAGGGAAGCGGAGCATGGCTTTATATTTATACTCTTCATTAATTACAGCGATGTTAACGATGACAACGATTAGTTTTTCTTCTATTATGGTGGTCCTAACTACATATTCCTCTCAGTTCTCCCCGAGAGCTTTAGAGGACTTTATGACAGATCGCATCACCCAAAACGTATTGGGTGTATATGTGTTTGGATTTATGTTTTCTTTAGGTAACTTATTATTACTACCGTCTAGTAAAACGAAGTTGATGATTAGTCCATTTATTACAGTTCTGGTCACAGCATGTACATTGGCATTTTTCGTTTGGTTTATTCATCACTCAGCTCGCTGGGTACAGGTGAACAATCTAATCGGGAAAATACAAAATGAAACGATTCATGTAATCAATCGTAAGTTTTCTGAGAAAGCTTATGGTATTTATGAAGAATGGAATCAAGAAGAAATTAAACGATTAAATCAAAAAGAAAAGCATTATATGAAAGCAAAAGTAAGTGGATATGTGCAACATATTGATTTCCGTCCATTCATTAATTGGGCCCAAAAAAATAACGTGTTTATTAATGTTAACGTGCAGGTCGGTGATTATGTTGAGTCAGGTTCTCCCATCTTTTACTATCAATTTAAAGATGGGGAAGAAAATCTAAATGAAGATATTAGCTTAGATTATGTCATTATTGGTAAAGAACGAACGAATGTACAAGACATTGAGTTCTCTATACAAAAGCTAGTTGAAATTGCGCTTCGAGCTATTTCACCTGGTATAAATGACCCTCACACAGCCATTAACTGTATCAATCGAATTGGCTCATTACTTGCGGAATTAGGGCATAAACATAAACCATTCCGTTATTATACCGATAAACAGGATGAATTAAGATTAATTGTCGAACCCAAATCGTACCACCAATATCTTTATAAAAGCTTCTATCAAATTCGTTTATATGGAAAAAATGATGTATCAGTCATGAACGGCATTTTAGAATCATTATATAAAATAGCCCTCGTAAATGAAGAGCATATTCGAAAAGATATATGGTCCTTCACAATTTATATTCTAGATGCTATAAAAGATGAGGATTATCATCAATACGATTTAGATTTAATCCGTAAAACAGCATCTAATATAGCAGAACTATGTAATGAGGAAGAAGCAATCTAA
- a CDS encoding YjcZ family sporulation protein translates to MSGYGYGGGFALVVVLFILLIIVGASKFGGYGGYGY, encoded by the coding sequence ATGAGTGGATATGGTTACGGTGGCGGATTCGCATTAGTCGTTGTACTTTTCATACTTTTGATTATTGTAGGAGCATCTAAATTCGGTGGATATGGTGGCTACGGATACTAA